GGAAATCGACAACATCGTAAGCATCCGCTTCATCCTCATGTACGTCACCCTGTACGGGCTTTTGACCGGAGTGATACTGGCCGCTTTTCAGAAAAGGGTCGGACTGATAGCCGTCGGGGCCATTTCGGGCGCGGTGGGCTCATGGATCAACTGGGCCGCAGCCGCCATGCTCTGCATCTGGATGGTATGCTACGGAGCCATCCTCACCGTGGTCAGCCTTGTGAAACAGGATTCGCCGGTCTGGACCATGATGAACGCCAAGACGGAAATGGTAGAAGCCCTGGCGAAATACCCCATGCTGATTTTCGGCGCGGCCTTCGTGGTGGGCGTCCTTTTTCTGATCGCCTACGCAAGAATCAAGTTCGACGCCGTTTATCCGGCCTGGGCGTCCATCAGGCTCACTGTGGCCGTCATGGTGGGCGTGGCGGTGATAGTGGGCGTGGTGCTGGCCCTTCTCGCCCCCAGAGTGACCCAGAAGCAGTTCATCAGCGCTTCCTTCGCCACTTTGCCCGACAGGGTGAACATGGCCGCCGTACAGGGCGTGAACGCCTCCATCGGGGTGCGCCTCATGAAATTCGCGGGCATGGAGGAGGCGGGGAAAAGCGACTTCGCCATGCCGGGCCAGGAAGCCCCGGAGGCAAAAAAGCTGCCTGACATCTTCTTCGCCGATTACACCATAAACATTGAGGACGGCGCGGTCAGCGTGGTTCCGGGCCTCGGCCCCAAGACCCAGGCCAACGTAGCCGTCTACCTCGACCACTGGATGCAGATAGCACGCGGGGAGCACACCATAGGCTCGGTGCTGGACATCAGCATGGCCTCCTTCACAGGCTCCGAGGAAGTGCTCCGGGCCACCGACCCCTACTTCAAGGCTTACCAGCCGCCCCTTCACCAGGCCTTCACGGACATAGTCATAATAGCGGTGATACTGCTTCTGGGCTCTTTTTCCATCGCCCCCATGCTCTGTGTCTATGACGCGTTCCACTATTGGTCCCAGGAGTGGGCCAGCGAAGCCGTCTAAAAACGCGAATTGCTGCGTTGTGCATCGCCTCGCACTTCATCGTTTTTATCCAGGCTTCGCATCCTGGCTGTTATTCAGCCTGACCGGCGTACGACATGTGTTACTAACAAACACGAACGAGCCGACCGGAGACAATCTCCGGTCGGCTCGTTCTGTTTCAGGCGGGAAGCGGTCAGCCCAGGGCGGTCACCGCCAAAAAGCCCCCGTGAATGGCGTCGTCAATCTTCCCGATTTTGCCTCCGTCTCCCACCACGCTCATGGGCACGCCCGTTGATGACAGGGCCTCGGCAAGGCTCTTGCGGCTTTTGGAGCCCGATGCCAGGATGAGTGTGTCGAATTGTCCCGACAGGACAGCCCCGTCCTTTTCCCAGGAGAGCTTGCCGTCTTCAAAGGAAAGGACTTTGGTCCCGGTGTTGATTTCAACCCCGTGGCGCTTCAGGTTGTCCAGAAGCACCCACTTGGTGGAGCGGCCCACGTCCTTGCCCGCCTTGTCCAGCATCTCGAAAACGACCACCGAGCAGGAGCCCTTGAAAATGAGCTCCCTTATGCGTTCCGGAGGCTCCGCCTCGTAGGCCAGCAGGAAATGAACCACCTCTGGCGTCAGGGTCCCCTTCTGGGCCACGAAAATGGCCGTTTCCAGGCCCACCGCCCCGCCGCCCACTATGGCCACGTTGGGGCCTATGGGCGGATTGTTCGAGAGCACCTCCCAGGCTGTGAGAACATTGGGGCCGTCGATTCCCTTTATTGGCGGAACCAGTGGCTCCGCGCCTTCGGCCACTATCACGTGATCCGGCTTTTCGCGCGCAACCAGGGCGGCGTCCACCTCGGTATTGAGAAACACCGGGATGTCGAGCTTTTTCAGCATGGCCCGATAGTAGCGGATGAACTCCAGGATTTCGTGCTTGTGGGAGGGAGCGCCCGCAAGCCAAAGCTGGCCGCCTATCCTGCCCGATTTTTCGTAGAGCGAAACCGCGTGGCCCATCTGGGTTGCGGTGACGGCAGCCTCAAGGCCGCCCGGCCCGGCACCCGCCACCAGAATCTTTTTGGGGGATTTCGTCCTTGGAAGGCCGCGCTCGAACTCGTAGCCCGCAAGGGGGTTTCCTATGCAATAGACCGGCCTGCCGGAAAAGACCATGTCGGTGCAGCCCTGGGAGCAGGCCACACAGGGGCGGATTTCATCCTCCCGGCCTTCCTGGGCCTTATTCGGCCATTCCGGGTCCGCTATCAGCACCCGGCCAAGATTCACCATGTCGGCGCAGCCGTCCCGTATTATGGCCTCGGCGGAAACCGGATCGGCTATGCGGTTGGAGGCCATGACCGGAACCTTCACCGCCCGCTTCACGTTTAAGGCCAGAAACGCGAAGCCCGCGCGGGGAAGCTCCATGGGAAGCTGGGGAACGCGGGTCTCGTGCCAGCCGCCCGTCACGTTCAGCACGTCCACGCCCGCCTTCTCGTACACCACGGCGATCCTGGCGGCCTCGACATCCGTGTTGCTTCCGGGTATGAAGTCGTTTCCGGCCATTCTTATGCCCATGGGGAAATCCGGCCCTACGGATTCCCGCACGGCCTCCAGAACCTCCCTCGGAAAACGGGTGCGGTTTTCAAAAGAGCCGCCGTACTGGTCGGTGCGGATGTTTGTTACCGGCGAAAGGAACTGGGTGATGAGATAACCGCCCGATCCTATTATCTCCACGCCGTCGAAGCCCGCCTGCTTCACCCTAAGGGCCGCCGCCGCGAAGGCCTTCCTGGTGCGCTCGATGTCCTCCAGGGTCATTTCCCTTGGAGTCGCCTTGGAATAGCGGGAGTAGACCGGGCTTGGGCCTATGGGCACACCGTTATTGATGAGAATGGGATGGGAATACCGGCCCGCGTGGAATATCTGCACCCAGGGGCTTGCGCCGCCTTCGCGGATGACCTGGGCCAGCCTGGCGAAGGCCGGGATGGCGTCGTCATCGGCCAGGGACAGGGCCACGAAGCCCGCGCCGATAAAGTCGATGCCCACCGGGCCCACGGTTACTATGCCCGCGCCGCCAGCCCCGCGCGCCCTGAAAAACTCGTAATAACGGTCGTTCAAAAGTCCGTCGTAGGAGTACAAAAGCCCAAGGGACGGGTAGGCTATGCGGTTTTTCACCGTAAGACGCCCGATTTTCAAAGGCGAAAAGAGGTATGGATACATTAAGGGCTCCTTTTTCTATGCCAGCGTTTGGCCTCGTGGATCATTTTACCAGCCTGTCTAAAAACGCGAACTGGCAGCGCCAGCGCTTCAAAGCCAATTCCGTCACGTACCTTAAGTAGGCTTACTCATTGGCTTTTAGCGCGCCGTGTTCATCGTTTTTATTCAGGCTTTGCATCTTGCCTTTTCAACAGGCTGTTACCGAGCGTTCGCTTTTATCCGGTTTCGGATGATGGTCCTCCTGCAGTGGTGTAATCAAGTTCATTAATTGAATCGTGTTCAATAACATTAGGCGAGGTTCACGGGAATTGCAAGTCTAATTTTTTTGCATGTAAAAGGAATTGCAAAGCCCGTGGAATTTGTATTATTCTGATTATTCCGACACGATACGGGTAGGCGGGAACCAATCCGTAAAAAAGACTTACGCCCGCCGCTTCATTTTTCGGCCATCTGCGGGCTTTGAATCCAAACCAGGCAACAGGGTCACATAAAAACGAAATCAGCCGAAAGGATTTCAAAATCATGGGGCGTTGGAACAGTAACCGGATCATCGCGCTGTGCGCTGTCGTCGCCGTCACGGTTATATTCGCAGGGGGTTGTTCGGGCAAGCCCAAAAAGAAGCCTTTGAATGAAATTCCCATAGAGGTGAGCGCCTTCGGGAAAACCGAAACCATGCACTACGCCTTGGGCCTTAACGCAGACCCCAAAACATGGGACTGGAAGAGCAAGTCCAATTTCCTTTACAGCAGGACCACCACGATCCTTGCCACCGCAGTTGAAATGTTCGACACCGTGACAGCAGGCGCGAAAACCTACAACATGCGCCTCACCTGCAAAAAAAGCCCCTATCTGGACGTGGTCCGCAGCCACGTAACCGAGGAGCAGGGCGGGAAAATCCTGGACGAGTCCAGGGTCGAGGTGAAAAACGGCAAGCTCCATCAGAGTTTCCTGAAGGCCAAGCCCAACGTCATCGACTATCCCGACAATATCGTGTCCCAGGCCGGGCTCATGAGGATCGTGGAGGTTCTGCCCAGGGAAAAGGGCGTCCTGTACACCTTTCCCGGCTATTTCGACCCCCAGGAGCCCAGGCCCGAAACCGGAGAGGGCATCGGTCTTGAATGCATGGGCGAGGCCGAGATAAAGGCCGCCGACCGCAAGCTAGCCTGCACCCTGTTCGTTTTAAGGGGCGTGCGCCGGGAATGCCGGTTCTACGTGGACGACAAAGGCGTTCTCCAGTTCGTGGAAATGGACGGCGGCTACACCCGCATGGCCCTTCTGACCTCCGCCGAACTGGCCAGGTTCCCCTTTGTTCCGAGGCCCACGGGCGCAAGCCCGGTTGCGGCGGCCCCTGAAACCGCCCAGGCTTTAACCCTAGCGCCATGACCGGATCGAAAAATTTCTGGACCGAGTTCCTGGACAGCATGGAGGCCCGCACCCTCACCGAGGCCCCGCCCCACGCGGTGAACCTTAAGCTGCCCCCCATAGACGGCTGGGAGCCGGGCCGGGTGTGGTTCACCTGGACCGTGGACCCGGCCTTCATGAACCCGGCGGGCACCCTTTTCGGCGGCTATCTTTCCGCCCTGGCCGACCAGATACTGGCCTTTGCGGTCATGACGGTGCTTGGCCCGGAGGAGATGTTCACCACCAGCGACCTTCGCATGTCCTTTTTCAGGCCGGTGACAGGCGGGCGGCTCTACGTGGAAGGCAGGGTCATCAACCGCAGCCGCCACATGGCCCACCTTGCCGCCGATTTCATCCGTGAGGACAGGAAAGCCGTGGCCACCGCCACGGCCACCCAGGTCCTTTTCAAAAACGAGTCGTTCAGACCCTTCGAAAACCGCACGGGAAACCGTCAGGACCGGGATCCTGAATAATTTTATCCGCAACTTCAATCAGAACGCTTCAGGAAAACGACATGAAAAAAATCGAAGCCATAATCAAGCCGTTCAAACTCGAGGAAGTCAAAGAGGCCCTGTCCGAAATGGGAATCAAGGGCATGACCGTGTGGGAGGTCAAGGGCTACGGACGCCAGAAGGGCCACAAGGAAATCTACAGGGGCGCCGAATACCTGGTGGACTTCGTGCCCAAGGTGAAGATGGAAATAGTGGTGGACGACGACGTGGCCGAACGGGTGGTGGAGGCCATACGGCAGGCGGCCAACACCGGCTCCATAGGCGATGGAAAGATTTTCGTGCTGCCCGTTGACGAGGCCATACGTGTGCGCACCGGAGAACGCGGCCCAGCCGCCATCTGAAAACCGAAAGATACTTAAACACAGGACTTGCGATTTTGTGGGGGAGGGCGGGAAAACCTTTTTTGAAAAAAAGGTTTTCCCGCCCTCCCCCACACCCCCTCCCACCATTTCCAAAAAACTTTAAATATTAGAGGGTTATTGAACCAATACCTGTTGTCGGCCAATATTTTCAAGATGATCTGCAATTTTGAGTATCCCGAAAAACACGGCATCCATAGTAGCCTGGATGAAAAATACGATGCCCCCGAAGTTCGTAGCGCCTTTAAAAAACCGCGCAAGCGTGCGAAGCACGCGTAGCGTAAGATAAAGGGGGGTCCGGGGGAGCGACGCTCCCCCGGCCGCCGGAGGCGCTTTAGCTTTTACATGGCCAAAAGCCCCGCCTTGCGCCCAAGGCGGGGCAAACATCCGCGAGGCGAGGCGTGCCGCGAAAAAATATCCTTCTGGCCCTTTTTCTGGCCGCGCTGGTGATCACGGCCTATATCCCTGCCTTAAAGGCCGGTTTCATCTGGGACGACGACTCCTATCTCACCGCCAACAAAACCCTTGCCTCGCCGGACGGCCTTTCCCGGACCTGGTTTTCCCTTTCCGCCAATCCCCAGTATTACCCCTTGGTTTTCACGAGCTTTTTGCTGGAGCGCTCGCTGTGGGGCGTAAATCCCCTGCCATATCACGCGGCCAACGTGCTTTTGCACCTTCTGGGAAGCCTCATCCTGTGGCGGGTTCTTAAACGGCTCGGCCTTCCCGGAGCCTGGCTCGCCGCCGCAGTATTTGCCCTTCACCCCATGAACGTGGAATCCGTGGCCTGGATCACCGAGCGCAAGAACGTGCTTTCCGGATTTTTCTATTTTTCCTCTGCCTTCTGCCTTGCGCGTTTCTTCGGGTTCGGCCCCAAAACCGGCAACAGGACCCCCTCCTTCTGGTACGCGGCGGCCCTCTTGCTCTTTCTGGCGGCGCTTCTGTCCAAGACCGTCACGTCCGTTCTTCCAGCCGCCTTTGTGGCGATTCTGTGGTGGAAAAACGGAGCGGTGAAAAAGACCGACTGGGCGAGGCTCGCGCCCTTCTTCGCCCTGGCCCTGGCCTTCGGGAGCATCACCGCCTGGGTTGAGCGCCACCACGTGGGGGCCGCCGGGGGCGAGTGGGACCTGACCTTCCCGGAACGCATCATAGTGGCGGGAAAGGCCCTCTGGTTCTATATCGGAAAAATTCTCCTGCCGGTAAACCTCTGCTTCATCTACCCAAGGTTTTCCACAGACGCCGTAAATTTCGTCTCCTGGCTTTTTCCGGCGGCCTTCATCCTCTTTTTCGCGGCCCTTTTCGCCTTTCGCGGAAAAATCGGCAGGGGACCGGCCACGGCCATAGCCTGTTTTGCCATGGCCCTTTTCCCGTCCCTGGGCTTTTTCAACGTCTTTCCACACCGCTATTCCTTCGTTGCGGACCACTTCGCCTATCACGCGCTTCCCTTCTTCATCGCCCTTGTCGTCTGCGGGGGGGCTGGGCTTCTGGAACGCTTGCGTCAAAAGCCCCCAAGGGCGGCCATGATCGCTCCCGCAGCGCTTCTGGCCTTCCTCGCCGCTTCGTCGTCGGGCCACGCCGGGGTGTTCACGAGCCTGGAGACCCTCTGGAGCAGGACCATAAAGTCGAATCCTTCGGCCTGGATCGCCCACAACAACCTTGGGGTGTACCTCGATCAGGCGGGCCGGGAGGCCGAGGCCCTGGCGCATCTTGAAAAATCCCTGGAAATCCGCCCGGACCTGCCCGAAGTGCACTACAACCTGGCGGGTTATTACGGCCGGAAGGGGAACAGGGCCAAGGCGGCGGAGCACCTGGAGCAGGCCCTTTCCCTTGAGACCTCCAAGGATGACGTGCATTACCAGCTTGGCCTTCTGCTATTGGAAAAGGGCCGTAAACAGGAGGCCCTTGTGCGTTTCCTGAAGGCCGCCAAGGCCAACCCTTCGCACGCCCAGGCCCTTTACGAGGCGGGAGCGCTTTTTTCGGAGGCTGGCGACAGGCGGGCTCTCTATTATTTTCAAAAGGCCCTTGCGATAAAGCCAACCATGGCCCAGGCCCATCACGGCATAGGCCGCGTGCTGGCCGCCTCAGGGGACGCAAAGGGCGCGGAAAAAAAATTCCGCACGGCCCTTGTCGGCCTTCCGGGCGAGGCCACCATCCATAACGACCTGGGCGCGATACTTGTGGCAGAGGGCAGGGAATCCGAGGCCATGGAGTCCTTCAAAAGGGCCGTTTCGCTCAATCCGCGCTACGCAGAGGCCATCACCAACCTGGCCCTTCTGCTTGTGAAGGCGGGTGAAAAAGACGAGGCCCTGGCCCGCTACAGGCAGGCCCTTCATGTGGAGGAGAAAAACCCGGAAACCCACTACAACATCGGGGTGCTCCTAATCGCCAAGGGCGGCGGCGGGGAGGCCTTCGCTCACTTCGCAAGGGCCGCCGAACTTGCCCCGAATTTTCCCGAGGCCCGGTTCGCCCTTGGCCGGGAGCTTTTCGCCCGGAATCGCTTTGCCGAGGCCGAGCCCCATCTGAAAGCGGCGGTGGCGCTGGCCCCGGATTTTCTGAACGCCCGCGAGGAGCTTGTGAAATTCCTGTGGATGACCGGAAGGCCCGACCGCGCAAGAAAAGAACTCGCCGATATGAACAGGCTCGACCCCGCCCTTTCCGCCGACCTCGAAAAATGGATGAAAAAAAACCGCCCGGAAAAAGGGTGAGGCGCGTCGCAAGGGGATGCTGAATTTCCTCCCTGGCTGGAGACCTTTAAAAAAGGGAAAAAGGCCATGCGCCGCGCGATATCAGGAACTCTTGGGTTCAAAATTGCTGCGGTTGCAATATCTGCGGCCCTTGGCCTCGTTATCGCCGAAATCGTAATGAGAACCCTAAGCCCGGTGCAGGTGGTCATTTTCCCGGAGGGCCTGATAGCGCCGTCTGCCGACCCCGCCGTCTGTTACGAGCTTAACCCAAGGTGGCCGGAACACGACCGGGACGGACTAAGGGTATCCGGCCCCCAAACCGGCAAAGGGCCGCACGGGAAAAAAATTCTCGTAACGGGCGATTCCATTGCCTACGGGCTCGGGGTCGGCCCCGGCCAGACGATTTCTGCAACAATGGGCCGCATTCTGAAAGGCTGCGGGCTGACCGATGATTGGGAAGCCCTCAACCTGGGGGTGCCGGGCCACGGAATAGGGCAGATTTGCGCGCGGCTCGAAAACAAGGGCGCAAAATACGAAGCGGATTATCTGGCATACATATACTGCCTCAACGATATCTTTGATGACGCAGGACAGGCCGGAAATTTTTTGATCGCCAACAACGATAAATTGATATTGCCCGAACAAATGTTGGAAACAAAATATATCGATCTGTTGCTGCGGCTACAAATGGCGCAAAGGGGCGTTCTTCTGTACAGAAAATTGAAATACGGAAAAGCGGTAAAAACCGGCGTTCAAGCCGATTTCACTTATTTGAAAAACCGAACCGACGATACGGCGTTAAAAATAATCAACGGCTTTTTATCCAGGCAATACAAACATCATTATGTCGACGTGAACTGGGGCAATGCGGAACATTCTTATTATCCCGATTATTACAATAAGCTGTATTACCTGCTGAAATTGAACGCCGGGTTATCCGGCATCGGCAGGTTCTGCAGAAAATCGAAAATATCGCCGTATATATTCATCGTCCCGATTTTCACCCCCGATAAAACGGACAGTTACGTTTTCGCCCACATACACGGCCTGATAACCGCGCTTTCCAGGCATCACGGCCTCTACGTAAAGGATTTGCAGCCTCTTTTATCCGCGCATCCGTCAAGCCTTGTCAGCCAGAAGGATTATTCTCATCCGAGCGCTTACGGAAACGAGGTCATTGCAAGGGAAGTTCTTAAGACTATCGGATTTTCACGATGCCTTGCCGGGAACAGGATGAAACCAACAGGCGCGTGACAGCCTTTAAAGGGCGGGACCAGACATGGACCAGAAAATGTCGCCGGGAATGCGTTTTTTCTTCGGAAGGTTGTTCCCCCTGCCCTTTTTCATCGCAGGGGCCGTAATCCTGTTCTTCGGACTTAGGGATCTGAACCGGGCCATGGAAAGCGCTTCGTGGCCCACGGCGAAGGGTGTGATAGAGCGAAGCTCCGTCGAATACCATTCCGACAGCGACGGCAGCACGTACAGCGCCGAAATCGTTTATGATTTCATCATAAACCGGGTTACGTACAGCGGCGATTCCGTCGGCTTCGGCGATTTGAGCACAAGCTCGGTGGCCCGCGCCCAAAACATTGTGAACAGGTATCCTAAAGAGGCGAGCGTAACGGTCCATTACATGCCGGGAAGGCCGGAGGTGTGCGTGCTGGAGCCGGGAGTCAAGGGCCAGACCCTGTTCATGCCCATATTCGGCCTTGTCTTTTTCGTAACAGGTGCGGCGATGCTGATATATATGCCGAGGCTCATGAAAAGCCAGGCTGACAGAGAATAGGCAGGCGGCGGCTGACCTGGCAGCATACTTGTAATGATTTGACCAGATAAGCTGAAGCACAGTGCCCACTTAAGAGGACAACTTATATGAAGCCCAAAAAACTAACTTTTGCGTGCGCGACATGCATCTTTTTTCTAATTATTATATATAGTATTGTTATTATATTTTTGGGTGATAGACCAGGAGGACAGGTATTATTTGCTTCACAACAGCCACCAAATATTCATTATGAGTCTTTTGACCCTTATATATTTAAAATTATTCAAGGATCAATCAAATGGAATACCATTGGTTGGCCTCGCAGAACAATTATCATGATAATGCGTAACAAAGACGACTCATATGGTCATTTCATCGAGACAGATTTATTTCAAAAAGGTGATAAAATTTCTGTTTTTTGGACCAATAATGCAATAGAAGTTATTTTTCCGCTTGGGCACAAATTGATTATACCTAAAAAAGTATTTATTGGGGGCAGATAATGCTTATCGGCCTCCATGTTGGGTGAACCCGCACTTCGCGCGGAACCACCCAACCTACTGAAATCAAATGCTAACCGTTACATACTAAGGCCGCGCAAGCTCAACCACGTCCGCCGGGGTCTTGGCGAGGTGGGCCGCGCCGGATGAGGCCAGCTCATCCTGGGTGCGGAAGCCCCAGAGCGCCCCCACCGGGTGCATTCCGGCTGCGATGGCGGTTTTCATGTCTATGGATGTGTCGCCGAGATAGAGGATTTCGGACGGGGATAGCCCCAGGCTTTCGGCGATTTCAACGGCCCCGGCGGGATCGGGCTTTTTGGGAACCCCAAGGCGCTCGCCCAAGATCATCTTAAAGGGGATGCCCGGAAAAAAGAACTTCACCGTCTCCTTTGTGTTGGCGTCCGGCTTGTTGGAGAGCACGGCAAGCATAAGTCCCGCCCGGTCAAGCTCCGAAAGCATCTCGACGATTCCTTCATACGGCTTTGTTTTGGCGTTCCAGGTTTTTCCGTAGATTTCGCGGAGAAGCGCCACGCATTCCTCCACGGTTTTTTCGTCCTTCGCTCCTTCGGGAAGCACC
This genomic interval from Deltaproteobacteria bacterium contains the following:
- a CDS encoding FAD-dependent oxidoreductase, coding for MYPYLFSPLKIGRLTVKNRIAYPSLGLLYSYDGLLNDRYYEFFRARGAGGAGIVTVGPVGIDFIGAGFVALSLADDDAIPAFARLAQVIREGGASPWVQIFHAGRYSHPILINNGVPIGPSPVYSRYSKATPREMTLEDIERTRKAFAAAALRVKQAGFDGVEIIGSGGYLITQFLSPVTNIRTDQYGGSFENRTRFPREVLEAVRESVGPDFPMGIRMAGNDFIPGSNTDVEAARIAVVYEKAGVDVLNVTGGWHETRVPQLPMELPRAGFAFLALNVKRAVKVPVMASNRIADPVSAEAIIRDGCADMVNLGRVLIADPEWPNKAQEGREDEIRPCVACSQGCTDMVFSGRPVYCIGNPLAGYEFERGLPRTKSPKKILVAGAGPGGLEAAVTATQMGHAVSLYEKSGRIGGQLWLAGAPSHKHEILEFIRYYRAMLKKLDIPVFLNTEVDAALVAREKPDHVIVAEGAEPLVPPIKGIDGPNVLTAWEVLSNNPPIGPNVAIVGGGAVGLETAIFVAQKGTLTPEVVHFLLAYEAEPPERIRELIFKGSCSVVVFEMLDKAGKDVGRSTKWVLLDNLKRHGVEINTGTKVLSFEDGKLSWEKDGAVLSGQFDTLILASGSKSRKSLAEALSSTGVPMSVVGDGGKIGKIDDAIHGGFLAVTALG
- a CDS encoding PaaI family thioesterase → MTGSKNFWTEFLDSMEARTLTEAPPHAVNLKLPPIDGWEPGRVWFTWTVDPAFMNPAGTLFGGYLSALADQILAFAVMTVLGPEEMFTTSDLRMSFFRPVTGGRLYVEGRVINRSRHMAHLAADFIREDRKAVATATATQVLFKNESFRPFENRTGNRQDRDPE
- a CDS encoding P-II family nitrogen regulator → MKKIEAIIKPFKLEEVKEALSEMGIKGMTVWEVKGYGRQKGHKEIYRGAEYLVDFVPKVKMEIVVDDDVAERVVEAIRQAANTGSIGDGKIFVLPVDEAIRVRTGERGPAAI
- a CDS encoding tetratricopeptide repeat protein, translating into MPRKNILLALFLAALVITAYIPALKAGFIWDDDSYLTANKTLASPDGLSRTWFSLSANPQYYPLVFTSFLLERSLWGVNPLPYHAANVLLHLLGSLILWRVLKRLGLPGAWLAAAVFALHPMNVESVAWITERKNVLSGFFYFSSAFCLARFFGFGPKTGNRTPSFWYAAALLLFLAALLSKTVTSVLPAAFVAILWWKNGAVKKTDWARLAPFFALALAFGSITAWVERHHVGAAGGEWDLTFPERIIVAGKALWFYIGKILLPVNLCFIYPRFSTDAVNFVSWLFPAAFILFFAALFAFRGKIGRGPATAIACFAMALFPSLGFFNVFPHRYSFVADHFAYHALPFFIALVVCGGAGLLERLRQKPPRAAMIAPAALLAFLAASSSGHAGVFTSLETLWSRTIKSNPSAWIAHNNLGVYLDQAGREAEALAHLEKSLEIRPDLPEVHYNLAGYYGRKGNRAKAAEHLEQALSLETSKDDVHYQLGLLLLEKGRKQEALVRFLKAAKANPSHAQALYEAGALFSEAGDRRALYYFQKALAIKPTMAQAHHGIGRVLAASGDAKGAEKKFRTALVGLPGEATIHNDLGAILVAEGRESEAMESFKRAVSLNPRYAEAITNLALLLVKAGEKDEALARYRQALHVEEKNPETHYNIGVLLIAKGGGGEAFAHFARAAELAPNFPEARFALGRELFARNRFAEAEPHLKAAVALAPDFLNAREELVKFLWMTGRPDRARKELADMNRLDPALSADLEKWMKKNRPEKG
- a CDS encoding DUF3592 domain-containing protein, encoding MDQKMSPGMRFFFGRLFPLPFFIAGAVILFFGLRDLNRAMESASWPTAKGVIERSSVEYHSDSDGSTYSAEIVYDFIINRVTYSGDSVGFGDLSTSSVARAQNIVNRYPKEASVTVHYMPGRPEVCVLEPGVKGQTLFMPIFGLVFFVTGAAMLIYMPRLMKSQADRE
- a CDS encoding HAD family hydrolase, producing MPQSAKNHFKAAVFDLDGTLLDTLDDLTDSVNTVLAMRGFPGRTREEMRYFVGDGIVMLVRRVLPEGAKDEKTVEECVALLREIYGKTWNAKTKPYEGIVEMLSELDRAGLMLAVLSNKPDANTKETVKFFFPGIPFKMILGERLGVPKKPDPAGAVEIAESLGLSPSEILYLGDTSIDMKTAIAAGMHPVGALWGFRTQDELASSGAAHLAKTPADVVELARP